The genomic DNA AGCGCCACCGTCAAGAATCTCCTCTTGCTCAGGGAGGGTTAGGCGAGATTGAATATGTGTGTGAGCTGAAAATTGACGGTTCTGCTATAGCTTTGACTTATGAAAATGGGATTCTGGTGAGGGGAGCAACTAGGGGTGATGGTGTCGCTGGTGAAGATATTACCCAAAATGTGCGGACGATTCGTTCGATTCCGTTACGGTTGAATCTAGACAATCCTCCTGGTTGCGTTGAGGTGCGCGGTGAGGCATTTTTAGGGTTGGAGGTGTTTAAACAAATCAATCAGGAACGCTCCTCTGCTGGCGAGTCCCTATTCGCCAATCCCCGCAATGCGGCGGCTGGCACTTTGCGGCAGTTAGACTCGCGAATTGTGGCGCAGAGACGGCTGGATTTCTTTGCCTATACTTTGCAAATTCCCGGTAAGGATGATGCTGAGGTTGCTAAAACGCAGTGGGAATCGCTGGAATTGTTGCAAGAGATGGGTTTCCGGGTGAATCCGAATCGGAAACTCTGCCGCTCTTTAGAGGATGTGCAGGCTTATTATGAATACTGGGATACAGAACGGCTGAATTTGCCCTACATGACTGATGGGGTGGTGGTGAAGCTGAATTCGATTCTGCTTCAGAAGCAGCTGGGATTTACTCAGAAGTTTCCCCGCTGGGCTGTGGCGCTGAAATATCCGGCTGAACAAGCTCCGACGCGGGTGGAAAATATTTCCGTGAATGTGGGACGGACGGGGGCGCTGACACCACTGGCGGAGTTGCAGCCTGTGCAATTGGCCGGGACTACCGTACAAAGAGCTACATTACACAATAGCGATTATGTGCGATCGCTTGATATCCGCATTGGCGATACAGTAATTATCCACAAGGCGGGCGAAATCATACCAGAAGTGGTGCGCGTTTTGCAAGAACTTCGCCCATCTGGTACGCAACCTTTCCAAATGCCTACCTGTTGCCCAGTGTGCAATCAGCCAGTAGTAAAACCACAAGATGAGGCGGTGACGCGCTGCGTGAATGCGTCTTGCCCAGCTATCTTAAAAGGGGCGCTGGTTCACTGGGCGAGTCGCAACGCGATGGATATCAACGGGTTGGGCGAAAAGCTGATGCACCAGTTGGTTGATAAAGGTTTGGTGGATTCGGTTGCTGACTTGTACGATTTAACTGTTGACAGGTTGGCATCTTTGGAACGGATGGGCAAAAAGTTAGCCGAGAAGTTGGTGGATGCG from Funiculus sociatus GB2-C1 includes the following:
- the ligA gene encoding NAD-dependent DNA ligase LigA, with the protein product MEQVTQAVKQRVQELRQLLQNASLAYYVLDNPIMEDAVYDQLYRELQDLESKYPELITSDSPTQRVGERPASQFTSVRHNIPLYSLENAFNMKEFAKWQERWQRHRQESPLAQGGLGEIEYVCELKIDGSAIALTYENGILVRGATRGDGVAGEDITQNVRTIRSIPLRLNLDNPPGCVEVRGEAFLGLEVFKQINQERSSAGESLFANPRNAAAGTLRQLDSRIVAQRRLDFFAYTLQIPGKDDAEVAKTQWESLELLQEMGFRVNPNRKLCRSLEDVQAYYEYWDTERLNLPYMTDGVVVKLNSILLQKQLGFTQKFPRWAVALKYPAEQAPTRVENISVNVGRTGALTPLAELQPVQLAGTTVQRATLHNSDYVRSLDIRIGDTVIIHKAGEIIPEVVRVLQELRPSGTQPFQMPTCCPVCNQPVVKPQDEAVTRCVNASCPAILKGALVHWASRNAMDINGLGEKLMHQLVDKGLVDSVADLYDLTVDRLASLERMGKKLAEKLVDAIAHSKTQPWSRVLYGLGIRHVGSVNAQTLTQKFTTVEQLSSASATDIEAVYGIGPEIAQAVYQWFRVPANQALIDRLKASGLQLANQEAGKMPTPQENLFLQGKIFVITGTLPTLKRDEAKALIEKAGGKVTNSVSAKTDYLLVGEDAGSKLEKAQELGITQLSEAQLLEIVED